The Variovorax paradoxus B4 genome includes a region encoding these proteins:
- a CDS encoding GMC family oxidoreductase: MTAGAGGYDYIIVGAGSAGCVLANRLSADARCRVLVLEAGGEGGAFWLRMPIGYFRTIYDKRYSWQFAVEPQEATGNRAIVWPRGKVLGGSSAINGLLYIRGQHADFDDWAAVAGAGGWSFREVLPYFKKSERYRGGESEYHGASGELCVSDLRNEHPYCNAWIEAGVQAGHGRNPDFNGARTEGLGAYQLTLRGHWRCDAATAFLAPVRVRPNLTVLTGVHVTRVLIEQGRAVGVEWLQDGEPRSARADAEVLLAAGALQSPQLLQLSGVGPAGLLRGHGIAVHADAPQVGENLQDHYQARVIVKLKKRMSLNDQVRNPLALAAMGAQWLFRQRGPLTVGAGQVGGMVCSPLAQGGRPDVLFNVMPLSVDKPGDPLHRFSGFSASATQCRPLSRGTVQIRSADPLTPPRIVSNYLSDPHDAKVLVAGLRMLREIYRQPAFCDLVTDEEYLPGRDAADDAALEAFARHKGGTVFHPAGTCRMGGDARSVVDPQLRVRGIERLRVIDAAVMPAMVSTNTNAASIMIAEKGAAMVLEAR, encoded by the coding sequence ATGACGGCGGGCGCCGGCGGCTACGACTACATCATCGTCGGCGCCGGTTCGGCCGGTTGCGTGCTGGCCAACCGCCTGAGCGCCGATGCGCGCTGCCGCGTGCTGGTGCTCGAGGCGGGCGGCGAGGGCGGCGCCTTCTGGCTGCGCATGCCCATCGGCTACTTCCGCACCATCTACGACAAGCGCTATTCGTGGCAGTTCGCCGTGGAGCCGCAGGAGGCCACGGGCAACCGCGCCATCGTCTGGCCGCGCGGCAAGGTGCTGGGCGGCTCCAGTGCGATCAACGGGCTCCTGTACATCCGCGGCCAGCATGCCGACTTCGACGACTGGGCCGCCGTGGCCGGCGCCGGGGGCTGGAGCTTTCGCGAGGTGCTGCCGTACTTCAAGAAGTCCGAGCGCTACCGGGGCGGCGAGAGCGAGTACCACGGCGCCTCGGGCGAGCTGTGCGTGTCCGACCTGCGCAACGAGCACCCCTATTGCAACGCGTGGATCGAGGCGGGCGTGCAGGCCGGCCATGGCCGCAACCCGGACTTCAACGGCGCGCGCACCGAAGGACTGGGCGCCTATCAGCTGACGCTGCGCGGCCACTGGCGCTGCGATGCGGCCACGGCCTTCCTGGCGCCGGTGCGCGTCCGGCCAAACCTCACGGTACTGACCGGCGTGCACGTGACGCGCGTGCTGATCGAGCAGGGCCGCGCGGTCGGCGTGGAATGGCTGCAGGATGGCGAGCCGCGCAGCGCCCGCGCGGACGCCGAGGTGCTGCTGGCCGCGGGCGCGCTGCAGTCGCCGCAGCTGCTGCAGCTGTCGGGCGTGGGCCCGGCCGGCCTGCTGCGCGGCCACGGCATCGCCGTGCATGCCGATGCGCCGCAGGTCGGCGAGAACCTGCAGGACCACTACCAGGCGCGGGTGATCGTCAAGCTGAAGAAGCGCATGTCGCTGAACGACCAGGTGCGCAACCCGCTCGCCCTGGCCGCCATGGGTGCGCAGTGGCTGTTCCGCCAGCGGGGCCCGCTCACGGTGGGCGCGGGGCAGGTCGGCGGCATGGTCTGCAGCCCGCTCGCGCAGGGTGGCCGGCCCGACGTGCTGTTCAACGTGATGCCGCTGTCGGTGGACAAGCCGGGCGATCCGCTGCACCGCTTCTCGGGCTTCTCGGCCTCGGCCACCCAGTGCCGGCCGCTGTCGCGCGGCACGGTGCAGATCCGCTCGGCCGATCCGCTGACCCCGCCGCGCATCGTCTCCAATTACCTGAGCGATCCGCACGACGCCAAGGTGCTGGTGGCGGGCCTCAGGATGCTGCGCGAGATCTACCGCCAGCCGGCCTTCTGCGACCTGGTCACGGACGAGGAATACCTGCCCGGGCGCGATGCGGCCGACGATGCCGCGCTCGAGGCCTTCGCGCGCCACAAGGGCGGCACCGTGTTCCATCCTGCGGGCACCTGCCGCATGGGCGGCGACGCGCGGTCGGTGGTGGACCCGCAGCTGCGCGTGCGCGGCATCGAGCGGCTGCGCGTGATCGACGCCGCCGTGATGCCGGCCATGGTGTCGACCAACACCAATGCCGCCTCGATCATGATTGCGGAGAAGGGGGCGGCGATGGTGCTGGAAGCGCGGTAG
- a CDS encoding ABC transporter ATP-binding protein codes for MTPPQPIRISFEHVSVDFPTEHGPMRVLDDVSFDIRNGEFVSIIGPSGCGKTTMMNIVGGFVQPTSGQVLLDGKPVAAPGPDRGVIFQEYGVFPWLTVRQNIEFGLKLSASRVPAAEREEITQRYMLLMGLSDFAGHFPKHLSGGMRQRLAIARAYAVRPEFLLMDEPFGALDAQTRSAMQDLLLQVLQSDGKTVMLITHSVEEAIYLSSRIVVVTARPARIRTVIDVPFGYPRAENLHEAPRFAELRAHIRELVMQEYAAQARQAVRMAD; via the coding sequence ATGACGCCACCGCAACCCATCCGCATCAGCTTCGAGCACGTGTCGGTGGATTTCCCCACCGAGCATGGCCCCATGCGCGTGCTCGACGACGTGTCGTTCGACATCCGCAACGGCGAGTTCGTCTCCATCATCGGCCCGTCGGGCTGCGGCAAGACGACGATGATGAACATCGTCGGCGGCTTCGTCCAACCCACCAGCGGGCAGGTGCTGCTCGATGGCAAGCCGGTGGCCGCGCCGGGGCCCGACCGCGGCGTGATCTTCCAGGAATACGGCGTGTTCCCGTGGCTCACGGTGCGGCAGAACATCGAGTTCGGCCTGAAGCTCTCCGCCAGCCGGGTGCCGGCGGCCGAGCGCGAGGAGATCACGCAGCGCTACATGTTGCTGATGGGGCTTTCGGACTTCGCAGGGCATTTTCCGAAGCACCTGTCGGGCGGCATGCGCCAGCGGCTGGCGATCGCGCGGGCCTACGCGGTGCGGCCGGAATTCCTGCTGATGGACGAGCCCTTCGGCGCGCTCGACGCGCAGACCCGCTCGGCCATGCAGGACCTGCTGCTGCAGGTGCTGCAGAGCGACGGCAAGACCGTGATGCTGATCACCCACTCGGTGGAGGAGGCGATCTACCTGTCGTCGCGCATCGTCGTGGTCACTGCGCGGCCGGCGCGCATCCGCACCGTCATCGACGTTCCCTTCGGCTACCCGCGCGCGGAGAACCTGCACGAGGCGCCGCGCTTCGCCGAACTGCGCGCCCACATCCGCGAGCTCGTCATGCAGGAATACGCCGCGCAGGCCCGGCAGGCCGTGCGCATGGCGGACTAG
- a CDS encoding mandelate racemase/muconate lactonizing enzyme family protein yields the protein MKPLPLSSLHAARIEAFVFRCPIATPVRTSFGTMHDRPAVFVRVEDHDGAAGWGEIWCNFPSCGAEHRARLVDTVMAPLLTSRAFDGPAEAFDWLTQRTAVLAIQSGEPGPMAQVIAGIDLALWDLCARRAGQPLWHYLGGAHDGVDVYASGINPDRPQELAAARLAEGYRAFKLKIGFGRERDLANLAAMREVLGPGLPLMTDANQAWSLEEACRMAPQLEAFGLGWLEEPLRADRPWHEWQQLSQATGIPLAAGENIAGPAAFDAAIGQGVLSVLQPDSAKWGGISGCWPVIARAQAAGLRYCPHYLGGGIGLLHSAHLLAAAGGGGILEIDANPNPLRTALAPALSRVTEGRSRLGQQPGVGVEPDLRAVAQLAAAGC from the coding sequence ATGAAACCGCTGCCCCTTTCCAGCCTCCATGCCGCGCGCATCGAGGCCTTCGTGTTCCGCTGCCCGATCGCCACGCCCGTGCGCACCTCGTTCGGCACCATGCACGACCGGCCGGCCGTCTTCGTGCGCGTGGAAGACCACGACGGCGCCGCGGGCTGGGGCGAGATCTGGTGCAACTTCCCTTCCTGCGGCGCGGAGCACCGGGCCCGGCTCGTGGACACCGTGATGGCGCCGCTGCTGACGAGCCGCGCCTTCGACGGCCCCGCCGAAGCCTTCGACTGGCTGACGCAGCGCACCGCCGTGCTGGCGATCCAGTCCGGCGAGCCGGGCCCGATGGCGCAGGTGATCGCCGGCATCGACCTGGCGCTGTGGGACTTGTGCGCGCGCCGCGCCGGCCAGCCGCTGTGGCACTACCTGGGCGGCGCGCACGACGGCGTGGACGTGTATGCCAGCGGCATCAATCCCGACCGTCCGCAGGAGCTGGCCGCGGCGCGGCTGGCCGAAGGCTACCGCGCGTTCAAGCTCAAGATCGGCTTCGGTCGCGAGCGCGATCTCGCGAACCTGGCGGCCATGCGCGAGGTGCTGGGCCCCGGCCTGCCGCTCATGACCGACGCCAACCAGGCCTGGAGCCTGGAAGAAGCCTGCCGCATGGCGCCGCAACTGGAAGCCTTCGGCCTCGGGTGGCTCGAGGAGCCGCTGCGGGCCGACCGGCCATGGCACGAATGGCAGCAGCTGTCGCAGGCCACGGGCATTCCGCTGGCGGCCGGAGAGAACATCGCAGGCCCGGCGGCATTCGATGCCGCGATCGGGCAAGGGGTGCTGTCCGTGCTGCAGCCCGACAGCGCCAAGTGGGGCGGCATCTCCGGCTGCTGGCCCGTGATCGCGCGCGCCCAGGCGGCGGGCCTTCGCTACTGTCCGCACTACCTGGGCGGCGGCATCGGCCTGCTGCATTCCGCCCATCTGCTGGCCGCGGCCGGCGGCGGCGGAATCCTCGAGATCGATGCCAACCCCAACCCGCTGCGCACCGCGCTCGCACCTGCGCTGTCGCGCGTGACCGAAGGCCGCAGTCGCCTGGGCCAGCAGCCGGGCGTCGGTGTCGAGCCCGATCTGCGCGCGGTGGCGCAGCTGGCTGCGGCGGGCTGCTGA
- a CDS encoding NADH-quinone oxidoreductase subunit B family protein codes for MWHILKQIVRTGIVTEPAPQADDAEHAAVDRIHRDILAILGQALTIRAVDAGSCNGCELEIHALNNPYYNIEGLGIKFVASPRHADMLLVTGPVSRHMEEALKRTYDATPQPRLVVAVGDCGCTGGIFGESYASCGRVANVIPVDAVVPGCPPPPIDILRGILGAVRRCQPDV; via the coding sequence ATGTGGCACATCCTCAAGCAGATCGTGCGCACCGGCATCGTCACCGAGCCGGCGCCGCAGGCCGACGATGCCGAACACGCCGCCGTCGATCGCATCCACCGCGACATCCTCGCCATCCTTGGCCAGGCACTGACGATCCGTGCCGTCGATGCCGGCTCGTGCAATGGCTGCGAGCTCGAGATCCATGCGCTCAACAACCCCTACTACAACATCGAAGGGCTCGGCATCAAGTTCGTTGCCAGCCCGCGCCATGCCGACATGCTGCTGGTGACCGGACCGGTCTCGCGCCATATGGAGGAGGCGTTGAAGCGCACTTACGATGCCACGCCGCAACCCAGGCTGGTGGTTGCCGTCGGCGATTGCGGCTGCACCGGCGGCATCTTCGGCGAGAGCTATGCCAGCTGCGGCAGGGTGGCGAATGTGATTCCTGTCGACGCGGTGGTGCCCGGCTGCCCCCCGCCTCCGATCGACATCCTGCGCGGGATCCTCGGTGCAGTGAGACGGTGCCAGCCAGACGTCTGA
- a CDS encoding hydrogenase 4 subunit F: protein MLALAFLLATPLAGGLVLALVGHRDNARDVNVAFSLGTFISACALTAQIVESGPTLVWDREFYIDALNVFLVALTAFVGLTTAIFSRPYMRVERDHGKMTPPRMRLYHSMYQLFSFTMLLALTTNNMGIIWVAMEAATLTTVLLVSVYRTAASLEAAWKYFILCGVGIAQALFGTVLLYMAAEKVIGPEGGALLWTNLDAVKGQLDPNIITLAFAFLFIGYGTKVGLVPVHNWLPDAHAEGPTPVSAVLSGLLLNVALYAILRCKVLTDGALGSPLAGRLMMGFGLLSVVAAVFFLIRQKDVKRMFAYSSIEHMGMMTFAFGMGGPIANYAGLLHMTVHSLIKSAIFFAVGHAAQKAGTQVMENIRGLIKVSPTVAWGLMLGSLAILGMPPFGVFASEFLIVTTAMREQPWATPFLLVALGLAFASVFSRIQPMVFGETNVKPLAHPPALVPVFVHLALGLMLGLYIPPYLNAWYVQAAAMLGN, encoded by the coding sequence ATGCTTGCATTGGCCTTCCTCCTCGCAACCCCGCTGGCCGGCGGGTTGGTGCTGGCGCTGGTCGGCCACCGCGACAACGCACGCGACGTCAATGTCGCCTTCAGCCTGGGTACCTTCATTTCCGCCTGCGCGCTCACGGCGCAGATCGTCGAGAGCGGGCCGACGCTGGTGTGGGATCGCGAGTTCTACATCGATGCGCTGAATGTCTTTCTCGTCGCCCTGACCGCGTTCGTCGGCCTGACCACCGCCATCTTCTCGCGCCCCTACATGCGGGTGGAGCGCGACCATGGAAAGATGACCCCGCCACGCATGCGGCTCTACCACAGCATGTACCAGCTGTTCAGCTTCACGATGCTGCTCGCGTTGACGACCAACAACATGGGCATCATCTGGGTGGCCATGGAGGCCGCGACATTGACCACCGTGCTGCTGGTCAGCGTCTATCGCACCGCGGCCAGCCTCGAGGCCGCGTGGAAATACTTCATCCTGTGCGGCGTGGGCATCGCCCAGGCATTGTTCGGAACGGTGCTGCTCTACATGGCGGCCGAAAAGGTGATCGGCCCCGAAGGCGGCGCCCTGCTCTGGACCAACCTCGATGCGGTGAAGGGGCAGCTCGATCCGAACATCATCACGCTGGCGTTCGCGTTCCTGTTCATCGGATACGGGACCAAGGTCGGCCTGGTGCCGGTCCACAACTGGCTGCCCGATGCGCATGCCGAGGGTCCGACACCGGTGTCGGCGGTGCTGTCGGGCCTGCTGCTGAACGTCGCGCTCTATGCGATCCTGCGCTGCAAGGTGTTGACCGACGGCGCACTGGGCAGTCCCCTGGCCGGCCGGCTGATGATGGGGTTCGGCCTGCTGTCGGTGGTGGCGGCGGTGTTCTTCCTGATCCGGCAGAAGGACGTCAAGCGCATGTTCGCCTACTCGTCGATCGAGCACATGGGCATGATGACCTTCGCCTTCGGCATGGGCGGCCCCATCGCCAACTACGCCGGGCTGCTGCACATGACGGTGCACTCGCTGATCAAGTCGGCGATCTTCTTTGCCGTCGGCCATGCGGCGCAGAAGGCCGGCACCCAGGTCATGGAAAACATCCGCGGACTCATCAAGGTCAGCCCGACGGTTGCCTGGGGGCTGATGCTCGGATCGCTCGCCATCCTCGGCATGCCACCGTTCGGCGTCTTCGCCAGCGAGTTCCTGATCGTCACGACCGCAATGCGCGAGCAGCCCTGGGCAACCCCGTTTCTGCTGGTCGCCCTGGGATTGGCGTTCGCGTCCGTCTTCAGCCGGATCCAGCCCATGGTCTTCGGGGAGACCAACGTCAAGCCCCTGGCGCATCCTCCGGCCCTGGTTCCGGTGTTCGTGCATCTGGCGCTGGGCCTGATGCTCGGCCTCTACATCCCGCCCTATCTGAACGCCTGGTACGTCCAGGCGGCGGCCATGCTGGGGAACTGA
- a CDS encoding NADH-quinone oxidoreductase subunit C, producing MAPPELGLDLRRLPSPMPIWHGRVQRSAWSTAARRVADTGGRLVSVWGVDRRAHGDVTAVCAAYAVREGLVWLELRLEDAAQGFPDLAGLFPCAQRMQRAVADLSGIRAEGQEDDRPWLDHGAWPPGPPPLQSTARFERAARGALPADYPFVRVDGDGVHEIAVGPVHAGIIEPGHFRFSVVGEKVLRLEEHLGYTHKGVERRFTELAPLEGHRLAGRISGDTTVAYAWAYSMALESAWGCDIPERASWLRALMLERERVANHLGDLGALANDAALAFGLAQFSRLREDWLRLSGQIFGHRLMMDAVIPGGVAVDPTPSMRDRLRAQCDAVEQEVRVLRRIYDEHAGLQDRFAGAGQVTPELAARLGLTGLAGRASGQAADLRCDFPRPPYDGLKVEIATQHDGDVAARVAVRFDEAFESLRLIRAICAGLPGGAARAEVAHRTSASLGAGRVEGWRGEVFVALEISDDGRIVRCHCHDPSWQNWPVLEHAIIGNIVPDFPLINKSFNLSYSGHDL from the coding sequence ATGGCGCCGCCGGAACTCGGACTCGATCTGCGGCGACTGCCCTCGCCGATGCCCATCTGGCATGGACGGGTGCAGCGCAGCGCCTGGAGCACCGCCGCGCGCCGCGTCGCGGACACCGGCGGGCGCCTGGTCTCGGTCTGGGGCGTCGATCGCCGCGCGCACGGCGACGTGACGGCGGTGTGTGCCGCGTATGCCGTGCGCGAAGGGCTGGTCTGGCTCGAACTTCGCCTGGAAGACGCTGCGCAGGGGTTTCCCGACCTGGCCGGCCTGTTCCCCTGTGCGCAACGCATGCAACGCGCCGTCGCGGATCTGTCGGGCATTCGCGCGGAAGGCCAGGAGGACGATCGCCCCTGGCTCGACCACGGGGCATGGCCGCCCGGACCGCCGCCCCTTCAATCAACCGCCCGGTTCGAGCGAGCCGCGCGGGGCGCGCTTCCCGCCGACTACCCTTTCGTGCGCGTCGACGGCGACGGGGTGCACGAGATCGCCGTCGGACCCGTGCATGCCGGCATCATCGAGCCCGGCCACTTTCGTTTTTCCGTCGTGGGCGAAAAAGTGCTCAGGCTCGAGGAGCACCTGGGGTACACGCACAAGGGCGTGGAGCGCCGGTTCACGGAACTGGCGCCGCTCGAGGGCCACCGACTTGCAGGCCGCATCTCCGGCGACACGACGGTGGCCTACGCCTGGGCCTACAGCATGGCGCTCGAGTCGGCCTGGGGCTGCGACATTCCGGAACGCGCCAGCTGGCTGCGTGCGCTGATGCTCGAGCGCGAACGCGTGGCCAACCACCTGGGCGACCTTGGCGCGCTGGCCAACGACGCGGCGCTCGCCTTCGGCCTGGCGCAGTTCTCCCGGCTGCGCGAAGACTGGTTGCGCCTGTCCGGGCAGATCTTCGGCCACCGCCTGATGATGGACGCCGTCATCCCTGGCGGCGTGGCGGTCGATCCGACGCCGTCCATGCGGGATCGCCTGCGCGCGCAATGCGATGCGGTCGAGCAGGAGGTGCGCGTGTTGAGGCGCATATACGACGAGCATGCGGGTCTGCAGGACCGATTTGCCGGGGCCGGACAGGTCACGCCCGAGCTGGCCGCGCGACTCGGCCTTACGGGCCTGGCGGGACGCGCGAGCGGGCAGGCGGCCGATCTGCGCTGCGACTTCCCGCGGCCGCCCTACGATGGGCTGAAGGTCGAGATCGCGACGCAGCACGACGGCGACGTCGCGGCGCGCGTGGCGGTACGGTTCGACGAGGCGTTCGAGTCGTTGCGGCTCATCCGTGCCATCTGCGCCGGCTTGCCGGGCGGCGCGGCCCGGGCCGAGGTGGCGCACCGGACTTCGGCATCGCTGGGTGCGGGCCGGGTCGAAGGATGGCGCGGCGAGGTGTTCGTTGCGTTGGAAATCTCGGACGACGGCCGCATCGTGCGATGCCACTGCCACGATCCATCCTGGCAGAACTGGCCGGTGCTGGAGCACGCCATCATCGGCAACATCGTTCCGGACTTTCCGCTGATCAACAAGTCCTTCAACCTGAGCTATTCGGGACACGACCTCTGA
- a CDS encoding TRAP transporter substrate-binding protein, which yields MIDIAGIIHVGHSGHLHLRLKTNMSGFALRNPLTTKSSLLGLVAALFALTVVAQPTTTLRITTEYPATSMPGLGVSSFAERVAQKTGGRLMFETSFDATAGFKSADMVDAVQARKIDAADAFAGGVANKYPLFAVSSLPFLADSLPRAEALLKAARPAYERFLQAHGQKLLYTTPWPASGIWSRKPVTSLDGLRALRIRTYDDMSQATLTAAGAWASNISFADAMARIAAGDVDAVLSSGDGGAGRKLWQYLPAFTEINYAMPISIATINLAAYESLDAAGRTAVDQAAAETETAQWQRIRSRLEDNYRVMHSNGVVIEMNVPPSVTGALKAASVGAVRQWKEKVGPDADDILKRFGSN from the coding sequence TTGATCGATATCGCTGGCATCATTCATGTCGGCCATAGCGGCCATCTTCACCTGAGGTTGAAAACAAACATGTCTGGATTCGCGCTCCGAAATCCCTTGACGACGAAATCCTCCCTTCTGGGTCTCGTTGCCGCACTGTTTGCCCTCACCGTCGTCGCCCAGCCAACGACAACACTGCGCATCACCACAGAATATCCGGCCACTTCGATGCCCGGCCTCGGCGTTTCATCTTTCGCGGAGCGGGTGGCGCAGAAGACGGGCGGCAGACTGATGTTCGAGACCAGCTTCGACGCCACCGCCGGATTCAAGTCCGCCGACATGGTGGATGCGGTCCAGGCGCGCAAGATCGATGCGGCCGATGCCTTTGCCGGCGGCGTGGCGAACAAGTACCCATTGTTTGCCGTGTCGTCACTGCCCTTCCTGGCGGATTCGCTGCCACGTGCAGAAGCGCTTCTCAAGGCTGCACGCCCGGCTTACGAGCGGTTCCTTCAGGCGCACGGGCAAAAGCTGCTGTACACGACGCCGTGGCCCGCGTCCGGAATCTGGTCCAGGAAGCCGGTGACGTCCCTCGATGGACTGCGGGCGCTTCGCATCCGCACTTACGACGACATGTCGCAAGCGACGCTGACAGCGGCGGGCGCCTGGGCATCCAACATCTCGTTCGCCGACGCGATGGCGCGCATCGCCGCCGGCGATGTCGACGCGGTACTCTCCTCCGGCGACGGCGGCGCCGGCCGCAAGCTCTGGCAATACCTGCCGGCGTTCACGGAGATCAACTACGCCATGCCGATCTCGATCGCAACGATCAACCTGGCGGCCTACGAAAGCCTCGACGCAGCCGGCAGGACGGCCGTTGACCAGGCGGCTGCCGAAACCGAGACGGCACAGTGGCAGCGCATTCGCAGCCGCCTGGAAGACAACTACAGGGTCATGCACAGCAATGGCGTCGTGATCGAAATGAATGTACCGCCGAGCGTCACCGGTGCACTGAAGGCGGCGTCGGTCGGTGCGGTCAGGCAATGGAAAGAGAAAGTGGGGCCGGACGCCGATGACATCCTGAAGCGGTTTGGCAGCAACTAG
- a CDS encoding fused MFS/spermidine synthase: MSDLLECHKHPRALVDKSLNSKTLRFSVWDVQSRMLIDRPNDLVLAYTRLMMGFLLFSPDPRHLAMIGLGGGSLAKFCYRHLPDTRIQVLEINPYVIALRNEFEVPADDHRFSIRKEDAADYIRTAPYRFDVIMADGFDANQIPLNLCSQSFYDNCREKLEPNGVLVANLHAGHEHFPTHLERIRKSFAGQVIAVSDLEDNNVIAFAFKEIAPLALLPNNLNHCASTLAPEAWRQLEPSFFRIKKFGRQHGESGSRSTR; the protein is encoded by the coding sequence ATGTCAGATCTCCTCGAGTGCCACAAGCATCCGCGTGCCCTTGTTGACAAATCACTGAATTCGAAGACCTTGCGCTTCTCGGTCTGGGATGTTCAGAGTCGAATGCTCATCGACCGGCCGAACGACCTCGTGCTGGCATACACACGGCTCATGATGGGGTTCTTGCTGTTCTCGCCCGATCCTCGGCATCTCGCGATGATCGGCTTGGGCGGTGGATCACTGGCGAAATTCTGCTATCGGCATTTGCCCGATACGCGCATCCAGGTGCTTGAAATCAACCCCTATGTGATCGCACTGCGCAATGAGTTCGAAGTTCCCGCCGATGATCATCGGTTCAGTATCAGGAAGGAAGATGCCGCCGACTACATTCGTACAGCCCCGTACCGCTTTGACGTGATCATGGCCGATGGATTCGATGCCAATCAAATACCACTGAATCTTTGCTCGCAATCCTTCTATGACAACTGCCGCGAAAAGCTGGAGCCCAACGGGGTTCTGGTGGCCAACCTCCACGCCGGCCATGAGCACTTTCCGACGCACCTGGAACGAATAAGGAAGAGCTTTGCCGGCCAGGTCATTGCCGTGAGCGACCTCGAGGACAACAACGTCATTGCATTTGCCTTTAAGGAAATTGCGCCATTGGCGCTCCTTCCAAACAATCTGAACCACTGCGCATCGACGTTGGCGCCCGAAGCATGGCGCCAGCTGGAACCCAGTTTCTTCAGAATCAAGAAGTTCGGACGGCAACATGGCGAGTCAGGATCCAGGTCGACCAGATGA
- a CDS encoding GntR family transcriptional regulator, translating to MSSKFLDSPMPRYHQLADLLRQRIARGIWPREHRLPSLEELTAEFGVARVTVRQAIDLLAREGLVSPQQGRGTFVTGMPNRDRFISVVTSLDELARVYEDTQPKIMNIDEAATSPPLAPGEGQPAARYAFMRRVHFRDGRAYCVINIYLDERIFRKAPEKFRTKTVIPLLIAMKSVKIAQAHQVLTIGTADMEVAGLLALPMNAPVAEVRRIFKDAEDTVIYLADVTYRGDAIRVEMNLKP from the coding sequence ATGTCTTCCAAGTTTCTCGACAGCCCGATGCCCCGCTACCACCAGCTGGCGGACCTGCTGCGCCAGCGCATCGCGCGCGGCATCTGGCCGCGCGAGCACCGGCTTCCCTCGCTCGAGGAACTGACGGCGGAATTCGGCGTGGCGCGCGTCACGGTGCGCCAGGCCATCGACCTGCTCGCGCGCGAGGGCCTGGTGTCGCCGCAGCAGGGCCGCGGGACCTTCGTCACCGGCATGCCCAACCGCGACCGGTTCATCAGTGTGGTCACCAGCCTGGACGAGCTGGCGCGCGTCTACGAGGACACGCAGCCGAAGATCATGAACATCGACGAGGCCGCGACCTCCCCGCCGCTGGCGCCGGGCGAAGGCCAGCCGGCAGCGCGCTATGCCTTCATGCGTCGCGTGCACTTCCGCGACGGCCGCGCCTACTGCGTGATCAACATCTACCTGGACGAACGCATCTTCCGCAAGGCGCCCGAGAAGTTCCGTACCAAGACGGTGATCCCGCTGCTGATCGCGATGAAGAGCGTGAAGATCGCCCAGGCGCACCAGGTGCTGACCATCGGCACGGCCGACATGGAGGTGGCCGGGCTGCTGGCGCTGCCGATGAATGCGCCGGTGGCCGAGGTGCGCCGCATCTTCAAGGACGCGGAGGACACCGTGATCTACCTGGCCGACGTCACCTACCGCGGCGATGCCATCCGTGTCGAAATGAACCTGAAACCATGA
- a CDS encoding ABC transporter substrate-binding protein translates to MALRRRQLIQAAGAAALAGGMPAFAQARTKVKVGYLHTPAVDGHIWIGQESGAFAKQGLELEMIQFTTGLELFQAMIGGSLDMLSTGAVVSNFPARGQGKVFLMNNIEYATAQLWVREDAGIKTVADLKGKQISTTTGTTAHVFLDRALRSGNLDPAKDVKLVNQRMTEAVTSFISGAVPAVALWVPFDSVIRQKLPGARKLVDASAFFPEAAIMGGWAARNDYYDKNRAVITKLIAAWAEVNDVVTGKPDAAAEMLQKTQYKEVPLADFKEQFKASKYYTNAEWRTRYQDGTVTRWLQQVTDFFVANANIQGALKAEQYFDAKPFLETVKA, encoded by the coding sequence ATGGCCCTTCGACGCAGACAACTGATCCAGGCCGCCGGCGCGGCCGCACTGGCCGGCGGCATGCCCGCCTTCGCCCAGGCGAGGACCAAGGTCAAGGTGGGCTACCTGCACACCCCGGCCGTGGACGGCCACATCTGGATTGGGCAGGAGAGCGGCGCCTTTGCGAAGCAGGGGCTCGAGCTGGAGATGATCCAGTTCACCACCGGCCTGGAGCTGTTCCAGGCCATGATCGGCGGCAGCCTGGACATGCTGTCCACCGGCGCCGTGGTTTCCAACTTTCCGGCGCGCGGCCAGGGCAAGGTGTTCCTGATGAACAACATCGAGTACGCGACGGCCCAGCTGTGGGTGCGCGAGGACGCCGGCATCAAGACGGTGGCCGACCTCAAGGGCAAGCAGATCTCCACCACCACGGGCACCACGGCGCACGTGTTCCTGGACCGCGCGCTGCGTTCGGGCAACCTGGACCCGGCCAAGGACGTGAAGCTGGTCAACCAGCGCATGACCGAGGCCGTCACGTCCTTCATCTCCGGCGCGGTGCCGGCGGTGGCGCTGTGGGTGCCTTTCGATTCGGTGATCCGCCAGAAGTTGCCGGGCGCGCGCAAGCTGGTCGACGCCTCGGCCTTCTTCCCGGAGGCCGCCATCATGGGCGGCTGGGCCGCGCGCAACGACTACTACGACAAGAACCGCGCGGTCATCACCAAGCTGATCGCCGCGTGGGCCGAGGTCAACGACGTGGTCACCGGCAAGCCCGACGCGGCGGCCGAGATGCTGCAGAAGACCCAGTACAAGGAGGTGCCGCTGGCCGACTTCAAGGAGCAGTTCAAGGCCTCCAAGTACTACACCAACGCCGAATGGCGCACGCGCTACCAGGACGGCACGGTCACCAGGTGGCTGCAGCAGGTGACGGACTTCTTCGTCGCCAACGCCAACATCCAGGGCGCACTGAAGGCCGAGCAGTACTTCGACGCCAAGCCCTTCCTGGAGACCGTCAAGGCATGA